The Salinirubrum litoreum genome segment TAGAGGTAGCCCGCCGCCGCGAAGTCAGCGTCGTCACAGCCCGCGGTCAGGTGCTTGGTGTCCGCGAGAATTCCGTACAGCAACCCCGTGGCGACCTCGGAGGGGATGGTGTAGCGCGCGCCGATCTCGCTGGCGTGCTGGTCCGGCGGCACCGGCTTCGCGCCGATGTTCCGGAAGTACTCCGCGACGATGCTGGCGGTCGCGCCGTAGTCGGTCCGAACGTCGGTGAACGCCTCGCCGTTGCCCTCACCCGGATGGTGGTCGACGACCGCCAACGGGAGGACACTCTCCGCGCCGGCGAACCCACGCGGACTGTTGTGGTCCACGAGTACGACGTCTTCCGCAGAGAGTTCCGAGACGTGATCGATACGATCCAACTCTAAGTCGAGAACGGTCCGAAAGGCGCGGTTTTCCTGATGTCTGATCTGTCCGGAGAACTGGAGGGTCGTGTCGACGTCCAACTGTTCGGCGAGTGTCGCCACCCCGATCGCGGCCGCCATCGCGTCCGGGTCCGGGTTCGGATGCATCAACACCGACAACTCCTCCCGGTCGGCCAGCACCGACTTGAACAGCACGCCCATCGGCCGCCGATACCGGAAGACGGCGTACGTGGCCGCGACGGCGACGACCAACCCGACGACTACTGCCGCCACCAACTCCGGGTTCGCGCGGACGAACTCCGCCGCGCGCCCGACGACTTCGTTCCCGACGGCCCCTACCCGCATGGTCCGAACCTCAAAGCCGACCGGTAAGAACCTTCCCCAACGTTTCGACGTGCGAGAAAGGACACGATTCTCCGCCGGTGCGGCCAGCCCGACTCCCGCCGAATCGGCCGAGTTCCTACGACTCGGGGCTGTACGCCCGGATCGCGTCACGGTACCCCTCGCGGAAGGTCGGGTACCGGAACTCGTAGCCCAGCCCGCGCAGTCGCTCGTTCGAGCACCGTTTGCTCGTCAGGATCCGGCGTTCGGCGGCCTCCGAGAGCTCACCCGCCGCCAGTCGCTCCTGTTTCGACCGCTTCTCGGGCCGGTCCACGCCACACTCGTCGGCCAGCCAGTCGGCGAACTCGTGTTTCGAGACGGGTTCGTCGTCCACGACGACGACCACGTCGTCCCGGAGTAGGTCTTCTCTGAGGAGGTACGCGACCGCACCGGCCGCGTCGTCCCGGTGGACCATGTTGAGGTAACCAGCCGTCACCGGTCCCTGCAGATATCGCGAGAGTCGGTACCGATCCGGCCCGTACAGTCCCGCGAACCGGGCGACAGTCCCGTCGATGCCGTACTCGGCCGACACCTCACGGGCCACACGCTCGGCCTCGGCGAGCACCTCCGTCTTCTCGGTCGTCGGCTCGATGGGCGTCTCCTCGTCGACCCAGTCGCCGCCGTGATCGCCGTACACACCGGTCGAGGAGGTGTAGATCAGTCGGTCGGGGCGTTCGTCTCGGGAGCCGAACTGCCGGATGGCGGTCCGCAGTCCCTGGACGTACACCGACCGTGCCGCCTCGGCACCGCGCCCGCCGGAACTCGCGGCGAACACCACCCAGTCGGCGTCCGGCACGTCTGCCAGCGACTCGGCGTCGGTCACGTCTGCCTCGACGGCCTCCAGGCCGGCGGACTCGACTGCCGCGAGTCCCGACTCTGAGCGCCGGACGCCGACGACCTCGTGGCCCGCGGCCGACAACTGGCGGCCGAGTTCCAGTCCGACGTAGCCACAGCCGAGAACCGCGACCCTCATCGCTGGCTGGCGGCGACGAACCGGTGGATCGCCGCCAGTTCGTCGAGGGTCATCTCGGTGCGACCCTCCAGCGCCTGCTGGACCTCCTGTCCCGTCAGGTCCGCGTCGATCTCGGCCGAGATCGTGTCGACGTCCAGCACGCCGGTCGTCATCCCCATCAGCAGGTGGTCGCGCAGTTCCAGCACGACCACCTCGGCGTCGGGCACCTCGTCCGAGAGACCCAGAATCGCGGCCGCTTCGGTGACGGTCAACGCGACCGACTCGGCCGACTCGCCAGCAGCGAGTGCCTCGACCGTCTCGCGCGACAGGTCCGTCTCGGCGACGACTCGATCCACACCGACCGTCTCGACGACCGACCGGAGGAGCGCGTCGTACTCGGCGCGCAACTCGGCCGGCGAGAGTTCGCCGGGTTCGGCGACGACATCGTGGAGCATAGTCGTGCTGGGGGGCGGTCGGCTAAAACAGTTGTTCACCGCGCCCGCCCAGCGCGCTCTCCGCGAGTCCTCGGCCGTCGAACCGACTCCTGCTCGCGTTCCCCTCGGCGAGACAGTTCTGCGCACGACAACCCGGCGTCGGCCACCCCGGCGAGCGCTCGTCGGCGTTCCCGTCCACGTCGCCGACACCGTTCCCGTTCGGCGGGACCGCGATCACGACCGCCGTGCGCTGTTCGAAGTCGACCGGATCGTTCCAGCCGAGTCGTTCTCTCGTCCCATCCTCGTCGGTGTCGAACCGCACGGCCTCGCCGTCTCGGCTGTACGCGACCGCCGCGTCCGGGTCCGTCGGCCCGCCGGTCCGCGCCCGGACCGTGAACCGGGCGTACTGCCCGCGCACTCTCACGTCCCAGACGTTGATCGTCGCGTACCAGTAGCCCGGCACCGGTGCCACCGGAAGCCCGGCCGGGACCGACCCGAGCACGTCGTCGGTCCACCGTTCTCTCGCCAACTCGGTCGCGTTCGAGACGCCGCGCTTCATCCCTTCTTTCACCAGTTCGCGGGCGACCTGTTCGGCGTACCGGTCGATCGGTTTCACGTCACCGACCGGGACGGCGACAGCCCGCTGAAACTCGGGGGCGGAGAGTGCGACCTCGAGGCGGCTCTCGACGGCCTGCGAACTCGGCGCATCCGGTCCCTCCGTCGCACCCGCGTCGACCGCTGCCGCCGCGACAGCCGTCGCCAGTGATCCGTCACCGAGTGCGACCGCCCGCTCGCCGGTCGTGTTCCAGCGCGCGACGCCACGACTCACCGCTCGACGACGCGCCGACGCCGAGAGGTCGGTTTCTTGCCCCAGTACCTCTCGTGCCCGCGTTTCGGCCTGCGAGATTCGCTCCGAGAGCGTCCGTCGGAGGCTGTTCCGGTGGACGCGAAACTCCGGATCGTCGGCGTGTCGCAGCGTCCCGTTCGCCTGCTGGAGTCGCTTGCCGGCGGTCCCGACCGACACGTGACCCTGTTTCCCGGCGACCGACGAGATGACACCGTCTGCGATCTCGCCCGAGGGGACGGTGAACACGTTGGTCGTCCGGGCCGCCATCGGTTCGTAGGTGTGTCCCGGTGCGACCTCGGGAACGTGCTCCCGCGTCACGCCGACGACGGTCAGCACGGCCGGCGATCCGTCCGGTACGACGGTCACGGGCGTGCCGGGACCCTCGGCCAACTGCTGTCGCTCGGGCGTCGTCCGCGTTCGACTCGACCGCAGGAACTCGCCGAGACTGTCGCGTGCGGGTGCGCCGGTGTTCGCCAACGCCTCGCCCACCTTCCCGTTCGTCGTCTCGGTGCGCTCGGCGCGTGCTTCCAGTCGCGCGACCACGCGGTCGAGATACGCCGCCCGCGCGGCCACCAGTGCGACGTCGGCGATCCCGTCGTACCGGCGCGGCGGCACGGACAACAGGTCCGTCCGCCGGTCGCGAATCCGCTCTGCCAGTCGGGCCGGTGGGTTCGCCCTCGCGGTGGCGACCTTCCCACGGCGCACCGTCACCGACACGTTCGCCACGCGGTTCCGGAGGCGGACGAGGTCGGCTCGCACCCACCGAGCGAGTTCGGGCGGTCGGTCACCCGCGACGCGGGTCTGTCGGCTGTCGAGTTCGCCGGTCACGACGCGCTCTGCCACCCGGTCCGGGCCGCCCTGCGAATCGACGAGTGCGTCACTGGCGGCCGCCGGGACGCCTCGCAGGTTCGGGCCGTCCAGCGCGCCGCCGGTCTCGTGGATCGGGTTGACTCGCTGGTCGGGTACCTCCGCTGGGAGGTGGTCACCGACGACCGCGACACCGACGGCGGTGCGGTCGGTCCACGAGGCGCGTGTCGTCTGCGTCTCGTTGCCGCGCCGCCACTCGCGGGTGACGTGGTGGCGTTCGACGACGACGCGGTCGAAGGTGCCGAGTCGGTGGGACCCGTCCGGGACCGTCGGGTCGGGGGCCCGTGCAGTCTGCCGGACCGACGTGGATCGCTCGGTATCGCTCCCGACGAGGTCCCAGTCGGAACCGGGTGCGTCGGGTGCCGGTTCGTCCCCGTCTTCGATCTCGCGTGTCGCGGTCACGAGACGGACTCTCGGCTCGTAGGCGTCTGCGAGGACGGTGTCGAGCGACCGGTTCTCCGCGTCGGTCGTCGTTGCGACCGTGTCGCGCTGTTCGTTCGACTCGGTCGTCAGGCCGACCAGCGCGACGTCGGCCGTCCGGTTCACCCCGACCGAGATGCTGTCGGTCGCGCGTGGCGTACCCGCCGCTCGGTCGTACCCCGGCAGGCTCTTGCCGCCGTCGTGTATCTTCCGACGTTCTTTCAGCGCGAGTCTGGCCGACGGGACCTTGCTCCCGCCCGTCAGCACTGCGAGGTCTTCGTGTCCTGCGTGGAGGGCGAGTCGCGTCGTTCCGGCCTTCGCGTCCGGATCGGCCCGCCCGAAGACGGCGCGCTGTTCCCGGACGATGCCGCCGTTCGTCGCCACCTCGACGTGGTGGTTCCCGAGGACGTTCTGGATCGGGAGGCCGCCGTACTGTGCGTAGCCTCGTGCCCACGTGATGACGTACAGTTCTGCGGTGAGTCGCCGGCCGAGTCCCGACCCCTCGAGTGCACCGGTGTTCAGTCGTTCCTCGAATCGTTCGGTCCGCTCGTGGAGCGCGAGGGCCGGCGTCTCGACCGTCAGCGTGATCGTCTCGTCCTCCTCGCCCACGATCGGACCGCTAGTGTCGGTCTGCTCGGGGCGGTCGGTAGACTCGTCTGCCCCGATACCGGCACCGGAAGTCGAACTGCCGCGACTCTGCTCGCGGGCCGTGATCGACACGTTCTCGACCGTGACGCGCAGTGCGGTCCCGTTCTGGACACCGGCGATCTGAACGCGGCCTTTCGCCCGCCGGAGCGCGCTGGCGTTCGGTGTCGGCGGGAGCGACGGACTCGCGACCACGTCCCCTGAGCGACTCTCGACTGCGGTGAATCGGTCGCGGACCGCGTGGTAGATGCGGAGTCGGAGCGCGTCGCGGAAGGCGGTCGAGTCGTTCAGCACCCGACCGGCAGGCGTGTCCGCCGGGTCGAGGACCGGATTTCGGGCGGCGTCACGCGCGGCGGCGTCGGTGGCCTCTCGCACCGCCCCGCCGGCAGACGCCTCGGCGCGCTCCATCGCGGTCTGGACGTCCTCGTCCGGCGCGGCCGGTGTCTGCTGTGTCGACAGGGTGACCGCGAAGGTCGTACTGCCGAGCAAGAGCAGGACGCCGACGAGCGCGAAGGGGACGCGCCCCCGGCGGTCGTCTGCGAGTCTCACGACGCCCCCCACGTCCGGACCGTGATCCGGACCCGTCCGACTGTGATCTCCGGGCCGTCCACTCCCGGAGACGACGCCGACTGCCGGAACGACTGCGAGAGACTGTCCGCGAGACCAGCCGTGAGCAGTCGAGTGGCACGAGTCACGTTCGTCTCTGCCGGGTCCTCGGCGATGCTCCCGTCGAGGTCGACCCCGAACAGGTGTGCCAGTCGGAGGTAGCGGTGCCGGGTCAGCGCGGACACCGGGTAGTCGCCGTGGAGTGCGAAGCGCGTCTCGCTCGGTGGGAGGAGACCGGTGACGACCGCCCCGGCGACACGGCGGGCGAGTCGCTCGCGCTCCTCGCCCGCCGCCGGATCGGGAGCGCGCGTCTCGTCGGTGGCCTGCTCGGCCGGGCGTGCGCCGTCTGCAGTCGTCCAAGCCGAGTCGTGACCGCCGGCGAAGCCAGTCGGTGCGCGAACCACGGCGGCGTGGACCGATCGGTCGGCCGGTGGGTCGGGACCGACGACGACCCGTCCGTCGACCGGTCCCTCGGCTGTCGGTCGCCAGACGGCGACGACCTGCGTGTTCGCCCCGACCGCTTCGAGGGTGCGGGCGCGCACGCCGCGTCGGAAGTCGTCGCCGGTGTGATCAAGTCGACTGCCCTCCACGCGGATACCAGCGAGAGTCGCGTCCACCAGCAGACCGGCGAGTGTTCCCCGACTCGTGCGCTCGAACTGGGGTCCGTCGGTGTGCGGGAAGGCCACTCGCGTTCCGTTCGCTCGGCGTGCTCCGGGGGCGAGCGTGTAGTTCACCGACGCGGTCGCGGTGGTCAGCGTCGTCGCCAGTGCGTCGGCGCGGTCGGGGTCGTCGGCGTCGGCGACACCGCCCACGACCGCATCTCCGCCGGCGCCCGCCTCCGGAGCGACACCCCCCGCGTCCGGCACCGTCACCAGCGTCACGGCTCCCGCACTGACGAGCAGGAGACAGACCGCCGCGTCGAGGACGGTGCTCGTCACGACCAGATCACCACGCGGAGTCGACCGGGGTCGACTCGGCCGGGGACGATTCGGACGCCCGTGGGCCGGCTCGCCGTGTCGGTCGTCGACTGCGGTGGTGTCTCCCCGACCGACCATCGGCGGTCGTCTGCCGTCAGCGAGAGGTTCAGGTCGTACCCCTCCGGACCGACAGCCCTCGCGGCGTCGAGTCGCTCCGGCACCGCCACCCCGCCGGTCGAAACGCGGTCGTGAACGCGATCCAGCGTCGGCTCGGCGAGGTTCCGACTCGTCTCGGGTGTCACCGAGGAGAGGACGCCGCCGTAGAGTGCGAGTCCCACACAGACCGCGAAGACCGCCGCGAGCGCGGCGAGTGGCTCGACCTGCCCGCGGGTGTCCTCGGTGCCGAAATCGACATCGCAGTCGGCGTCGCCGACAGCCCCGTCACACACCGACGAGCGTGACATCCTGCCCCTCCCACGAGACGCGGCGAACGATCAGCGAGCGATCGACTGCTGTCCACGTCGGCTCTCGGGTCCGGGCGTCGATCACGGCCTGTTGGAACGCCCGTCGGTCCTCGAAGGCCACGTCGACCGGCGTCCCGTGCAGGACGCGCTCCAGTCGGGAGTCGCGGGCGACGGGCGTCACCGGGCCGAAGGCGAACTCGGCGTGACTCGTCCCGGCGTCGTTCCGCAGCGCGAGGCGGTGTGGGCCGACGCGCACCGCCGAGACCGACAGCGGGTGTTCGGCGGTCGTCTCGTACTCGTCGGCCGCCACAGAATCGACCGTGTCGGCGACACCGGCTGCGTCCGGCGGCGGGGTGGTGGGAAGCGAACTCGCACTGCCGAACACTGCGAGGCTGGCGACCGCCAGCCCGAGCCAGACGTACCACGCATCGACGGGGGCGTCGAACATGGACCGGAGTGGTCTCGGTCTCCGATTTAAACCTCAGCGTACTGGTCCGGTCGAACTCGCCGCGACCCGGTCCGCACTCGTCACCACTCACACCAACAGTCCGGCACCCAGGACGCTCGCCAGAAACGTCGCGGTCGCCGACAGCAGCGCGATGCCGACACGGTAGCCGACGAGTGCCCGATCCAATCCGTGTTCGAGTCCGACCGACAGCGCCGTGAGGACGACGGTCAACAGGAGGGTGTAGACACCGACTGCGACGCCGAGGTCGGCGGTCGCCAGCGTGCCGGCGGCCGTGCCAGCACCACCGGCACTCGCACCCGCACCGGTCAACGCGGTCGTCGTCGACCTCCCGGCACCGGCCATCCCGTCTGCGAGTGCCACCGTCGCGCCGGCCACGAGTGGCCCGAACAGCGCGGCGGTGCTGGCGAGTGTCCCCGTCACCTGCCGGAGTTCCTGTCGCGCGTCGGTCTCGACGCGCCTGAGGTCGCCGAGGTGATCCGCCAACGCGACGACCGCCTCGCCGGCCGGACGACCCTCGCTGGCCGCCAGCGCGAGCAGTTCGGCGGTCCCCCGGGCGCGTTGACTCGGTACGTCTCGGAGCGCGCCGAGGTCGCCGACGAACGCCTGCCGGACACCGAGATCGAGCACTCGACTCCGGCGGCTGGCGTCGGCGACGACCTCACCCGTCTCGTCCGAGAGTTCAGAACCGACACGGGTGAGCGCGGTCTCGACGGACTCGCCTTCGAGCACGCGCCGACCGACGAGGTACAGCGCGTCGTCCAGCCCCGACTCGACGGCCCGCGCGTGGTCCCGAACCTGTTTGATCGGCCGGAACCGGACGAGACAGCCCGCGCCGATCCCGGCCCCGAGGACCGCCACCGGGACCGCCCACTCGGCGACGACCACGCCGGTGACGCCCCCCGCGAGCACTCCTCCACCGACCACCGCGACCAGCGTGCGCCGGGCGTCGGTCGGGACGTCCGGGTGGTCTCGACCGACTCGCGGCGGCGGGAACGCGACCGGCCGACGCGTCAGGAGCCACGCGGACACGGCGAGCAAGCCGACTGGGAGCACCACGTCGTACAACAGGACGAGGTGGACGAGACCGACGCCGACCCCGGCGACACGGGCCGCCGGGAGCACGCCGAGTAGCGCGAGGGGGAGCAGGACCCCGAAGGCGTACAGCCCGGTCGCCGGGCCGCGAATCTCGCCCGCGAACGCGGTCAGTCGGTCGTGGGTCCCGTCGAGGACGGCCGACAGCGCCCGGTCGAGTGTTCGGGCGCGTTCACCCGGCGGCGCGTCTCCGGCGGCGTCCACCAGTGCGGTCGCACGCCGGACCGCCGGGAGCCAGTCGCGCCACTCCTCGGCGAAGCCGGCGAACCCGGAGCGGGGCGTCCCGCGTGCCCGCCGAGCGTGCGCCGCGAGGCTGTCGGCCAGCGGGCCGGTC includes the following:
- a CDS encoding DUF7284 family protein; the protein is MTSTVLDAAVCLLLVSAGAVTLVTVPDAGGVAPEAGAGGDAVVGGVADADDPDRADALATTLTTATASVNYTLAPGARRANGTRVAFPHTDGPQFERTSRGTLAGLLVDATLAGIRVEGSRLDHTGDDFRRGVRARTLEAVGANTQVVAVWRPTAEGPVDGRVVVGPDPPADRSVHAAVVRAPTGFAGGHDSAWTTADGARPAEQATDETRAPDPAAGEERERLARRVAGAVVTGLLPPSETRFALHGDYPVSALTRHRYLRLAHLFGVDLDGSIAEDPAETNVTRATRLLTAGLADSLSQSFRQSASSPGVDGPEITVGRVRITVRTWGAS
- a CDS encoding type II secretion system protein, with product MVRLAVALSACCPASLVPPDTLPAPSGDLRRALSFLGVSVTPHGVPSLDAETVVRAGFGAGLLAGLLGFPVALFCSLLVPALRLAALPAVPAVALGTAHTVHRLPVWLARVRRTRALGRVTGLFGRAVLRMRIEPSPERSAVFAGRTGTGPLADSLAAHARRARGTPRSGFAGFAEEWRDWLPAVRRATALVDAAGDAPPGERARTLDRALSAVLDGTHDRLTAFAGEIRGPATGLYAFGVLLPLALLGVLPAARVAGVGVGLVHLVLLYDVVLPVGLLAVSAWLLTRRPVAFPPPRVGRDHPDVPTDARRTLVAVVGGGVLAGGVTGVVVAEWAVPVAVLGAGIGAGCLVRFRPIKQVRDHARAVESGLDDALYLVGRRVLEGESVETALTRVGSELSDETGEVVADASRRSRVLDLGVRQAFVGDLGALRDVPSQRARGTAELLALAASEGRPAGEAVVALADHLGDLRRVETDARQELRQVTGTLASTAALFGPLVAGATVALADGMAGAGRSTTTALTGAGASAGGAGTAAGTLATADLGVAVGVYTLLLTVVLTALSVGLEHGLDRALVGYRVGIALLSATATFLASVLGAGLLV
- a CDS encoding DUF7285 family protein translates to MSRSSVCDGAVGDADCDVDFGTEDTRGQVEPLAALAAVFAVCVGLALYGGVLSSVTPETSRNLAEPTLDRVHDRVSTGGVAVPERLDAARAVGPEGYDLNLSLTADDRRWSVGETPPQSTTDTASRPTGVRIVPGRVDPGRLRVVIWS
- a CDS encoding SDR family oxidoreductase; this encodes MRVAVLGCGYVGLELGRQLSAAGHEVVGVRRSESGLAAVESAGLEAVEADVTDAESLADVPDADWVVFAASSGGRGAEAARSVYVQGLRTAIRQFGSRDERPDRLIYTSSTGVYGDHGGDWVDEETPIEPTTEKTEVLAEAERVAREVSAEYGIDGTVARFAGLYGPDRYRLSRYLQGPVTAGYLNMVHRDDAAGAVAYLLREDLLRDDVVVVVDDEPVSKHEFADWLADECGVDRPEKRSKQERLAAGELSEAAERRILTSKRCSNERLRGLGYEFRYPTFREGYRDAIRAYSPES
- a CDS encoding DHH family phosphoesterase, whose protein sequence is MRVGAVGNEVVGRAAEFVRANPELVAAVVVGLVVAVAATYAVFRYRRPMGVLFKSVLADREELSVLMHPNPDPDAMAAAIGVATLAEQLDVDTTLQFSGQIRHQENRAFRTVLDLELDRIDHVSELSAEDVVLVDHNSPRGFAGAESVLPLAVVDHHPGEGNGEAFTDVRTDYGATASIVAEYFRNIGAKPVPPDQHASEIGARYTIPSEVATGLLYGILADTKHLTAGCDDADFAAAGYLYPGVDEDLLDRIANPQVSAEVLEVKARAIAGRKVQGSFAVSDVGGISNVDAVPQAADELMQLEGVTAVVVCGERDGIVYLSGRSRDDRVHMGRALEAAVSDIPNASAGGHARMGGGQIPERDEVDVPSGNASARRVSRSALIDRLFDTMSGDV
- a CDS encoding DUF5791 family protein: MLHDVVAEPGELSPAELRAEYDALLRSVVETVGVDRVVAETDLSRETVEALAAGESAESVALTVTEAAAILGLSDEVPDAEVVVLELRDHLLMGMTTGVLDVDTISAEIDADLTGQEVQQALEGRTEMTLDELAAIHRFVAASQR
- a CDS encoding DUF7283 family protein encodes the protein MFDAPVDAWYVWLGLAVASLAVFGSASSLPTTPPPDAAGVADTVDSVAADEYETTAEHPLSVSAVRVGPHRLALRNDAGTSHAEFAFGPVTPVARDSRLERVLHGTPVDVAFEDRRAFQQAVIDARTREPTWTAVDRSLIVRRVSWEGQDVTLVGV
- a CDS encoding DUF7286 family protein, which encodes MRLADDRRGRVPFALVGVLLLLGSTTFAVTLSTQQTPAAPDEDVQTAMERAEASAGGAVREATDAAARDAARNPVLDPADTPAGRVLNDSTAFRDALRLRIYHAVRDRFTAVESRSGDVVASPSLPPTPNASALRRAKGRVQIAGVQNGTALRVTVENVSITAREQSRGSSTSGAGIGADESTDRPEQTDTSGPIVGEEDETITLTVETPALALHERTERFEERLNTGALEGSGLGRRLTAELYVITWARGYAQYGGLPIQNVLGNHHVEVATNGGIVREQRAVFGRADPDAKAGTTRLALHAGHEDLAVLTGGSKVPSARLALKERRKIHDGGKSLPGYDRAAGTPRATDSISVGVNRTADVALVGLTTESNEQRDTVATTTDAENRSLDTVLADAYEPRVRLVTATREIEDGDEPAPDAPGSDWDLVGSDTERSTSVRQTARAPDPTVPDGSHRLGTFDRVVVERHHVTREWRRGNETQTTRASWTDRTAVGVAVVGDHLPAEVPDQRVNPIHETGGALDGPNLRGVPAAASDALVDSQGGPDRVAERVVTGELDSRQTRVAGDRPPELARWVRADLVRLRNRVANVSVTVRRGKVATARANPPARLAERIRDRRTDLLSVPPRRYDGIADVALVAARAAYLDRVVARLEARAERTETTNGKVGEALANTGAPARDSLGEFLRSSRTRTTPERQQLAEGPGTPVTVVPDGSPAVLTVVGVTREHVPEVAPGHTYEPMAARTTNVFTVPSGEIADGVISSVAGKQGHVSVGTAGKRLQQANGTLRHADDPEFRVHRNSLRRTLSERISQAETRAREVLGQETDLSASARRRAVSRGVARWNTTGERAVALGDGSLATAVAAAAVDAGATEGPDAPSSQAVESRLEVALSAPEFQRAVAVPVGDVKPIDRYAEQVARELVKEGMKRGVSNATELARERWTDDVLGSVPAGLPVAPVPGYWYATINVWDVRVRGQYARFTVRARTGGPTDPDAAVAYSRDGEAVRFDTDEDGTRERLGWNDPVDFEQRTAVVIAVPPNGNGVGDVDGNADERSPGWPTPGCRAQNCLAEGNASRSRFDGRGLAESALGGRGEQLF